A stretch of DNA from Bradyrhizobium algeriense:
TTAAGGGCAATCCAGTTGGTCGTGCGGCGGGAACAATAGTTCACCGCCAACACGCGAATAACGCAGCTACGCCGCTTCGACGAAGCGATGCCGCTCGTAGAGGAATTCGAGCACGCGCTGCCGGCACTTGAGGTAGCCAGGGTTGGTCGCGAGCTCGAGCCGCTTGCGCGGGCGCGCCAGCGGCACTTCCAGCACTTCGCCGATCCGTGCGCTCGGACCGTTGGTCATCATCACGATGCGGTCCGACAGCAGCACGGCCTCGTCGACGTCATGGGTGATCATCAGGATGGTGTTGCCGAGCTTCTGGTGCAGCGCCATCACCGAGTCCTGCAGATGCGCGCGGGTCAGCGCGTCGAGCGCGCCAAAGGGCTCGTCGAGCAAAAGCACCTTCGGCTCCATCGCGAGCGCGCGGGCGATGCCGACGCGCTGCTTCATGCCGCCGGACACTTCGGACGGACGCTTGTCCTTGGCGTGGGCCATCTGCACCAGATTGAGATTGTGCATCACCCAGGCGTCGCGCTCGGCGCGGGTCTTGGTCGAGGCAAACACCTTGTCGACGCCGAGCCGGACGTTCTCATAGACCGTCAGCCATGGCAGCAGGCTGTGGTTCTGGAACACCACCGCGCGGTCCGGCCCCGGCGAATTGACCTCGCGGTTCTCCAGCAGCACGCAGCCCTGGGTGGTGTCGGTGAGGCCGGCGACGATGTTGAGCAGCGTGGACTTGCCGCAGCCGGAATGGCCGATGATCGAGACGTATTCGCCCTTCTCGATCGTCAGGTTGATGTCCTTCAGCACCTCGGTGGTGGCGTTGCCGCGGGTGAAGGTCTTGTCGATGTGGTCGAGCTTCAGATAGGCCTGCATGATATGTTTCCTTCAGCTCAGTGCGGTGCCGCGGGTCACGATCTTCGCCATTCCCGCAATCAGGCGGTCGAGCACGAAGCCGATGATGCCGACATAGAACAGCGCCAGGATGATCTCGCTGATATGCGAGGAGTTCCAGGCGTCCCAGATGAAGAA
This window harbors:
- a CDS encoding ABC transporter ATP-binding protein produces the protein MQAYLKLDHIDKTFTRGNATTEVLKDINLTIEKGEYVSIIGHSGCGKSTLLNIVAGLTDTTQGCVLLENREVNSPGPDRAVVFQNHSLLPWLTVYENVRLGVDKVFASTKTRAERDAWVMHNLNLVQMAHAKDKRPSEVSGGMKQRVGIARALAMEPKVLLLDEPFGALDALTRAHLQDSVMALHQKLGNTILMITHDVDEAVLLSDRIVMMTNGPSARIGEVLEVPLARPRKRLELATNPGYLKCRQRVLEFLYERHRFVEAA